A region from the Candidatus Gracilibacteria bacterium genome encodes:
- a CDS encoding GIY-YIG nuclease family protein encodes MVSQRSPTRLGRAIPAAIQLTGLRMQYIIYILKSLKDGKRYVGMTKNLPRRIREHELGLVKSTKHRRPLQLIYKEKFKQKSEAILREKFFKTGSGRNYLKTLNL; translated from the coding sequence ATGGTATCACAGAGGTCTCCAACCCGCCTTGGGCGGGCGATTCCTGCCGCCATCCAGTTAACTTGATTAAGGATGCAGTATATAATTTACATCCTAAAAAGCCTGAAAGATGGAAAACGGTACGTCGGCATGACAAAAAATTTACCGAGACGCATCCGAGAACACGAATTAGGACTGGTAAAATCAACCAAACATCGAAGACCTCTACAACTTATCTACAAAGAAAAATTTAAACAAAAATCAGAAGCAATACTACGTGAAAAATTCTTTAAAACAGGATCCGGTAGAAATTATCTAAAAACACTAAATTTATAG
- the amrB gene encoding AmmeMemoRadiSam system protein B has protein sequence MFKFSKFILASTLLLSFFGCQTSASNVLSGSSTFPQNIRGFIVPHHLLVEPYIDTFYQEIGNTIDANSIERIILLSPNHFNYGWSTIQTTDQGIDLDAIALITQTGPIHIEPEKFSLEHGITVEEPFLVSTFPNAKLLPLIIKTNTPQERIDLALEKLLQLDLSHTIIVGSLDFTHYTSEETALKNDERMVNFFENLNNETITLDTIKTLATSFDLDQTPDGLAVDSPETLYFFLRLMQSQNALDFTLWKRTSSASLLNNSDPTQNTSHLFGTFY, from the coding sequence ATGTTTAAATTTTCAAAATTCATTCTCGCAAGCACACTGCTCCTTTCCTTTTTCGGCTGCCAAACCAGCGCCTCCAACGTTCTTTCCGGCTCTTCCACTTTCCCTCAAAACATTCGCGGCTTCATTGTCCCGCATCATCTTTTAGTTGAGCCCTACATCGACACGTTTTATCAGGAAATCGGGAACACCATCGACGCAAATTCCATCGAGCGAATTATTCTTTTAAGCCCCAATCATTTCAATTACGGCTGGAGTACGATTCAAACCACAGATCAGGGAATTGACCTCGACGCCATCGCTCTAATCACACAAACCGGCCCCATCCACATCGAGCCGGAAAAATTCTCGCTCGAACACGGCATCACCGTAGAAGAACCCTTTTTAGTGAGCACTTTCCCGAACGCCAAACTCCTCCCATTGATCATCAAAACCAACACCCCCCAAGAACGCATCGATCTCGCTTTAGAAAAACTTTTACAACTCGACTTGAGTCACACGATCATTGTGGGAAGTCTCGATTTCACGCACTACACGAGTGAAGAAACCGCCTTAAAAAACGATGAACGCATGGTGAACTTTTTTGAAAATTTAAATAATGAAACAATCACGCTCGACACCATCAAAACCCTCGCCACTAGCTTCGATCTCGACCAAACCCCGGATGGCCTGGCCGTGGACTCTCCGGAGACGCTCTATTTTTTTCTGCGCCTCATGCAATCTCAAAACGCCCTCGATTTCACCCTCTGGAAACGCACCTCCTCAGCCTCACTTCTCAACAACTCAGACCCCACCCAAAACACGAGCCATTTGTTCGGAACATTTTACTAA